In Miniphocaeibacter halophilus, the following proteins share a genomic window:
- the rpsI gene encoding 30S ribosomal protein S9, translating into MANVQYLGTGRRKTSVARVRLVPGNGQFIINKRPIDEYFDFDTLRVIAREPLVLTENLGGYDVFVNVKGGGYTGQAGAIRHGIARALLEVDPELRPTLKRAGFLTRDPRKVERKKYGLKKARKSPQFSKR; encoded by the coding sequence ATGGCTAACGTACAATATTTAGGAACTGGAAGAAGAAAGACATCAGTTGCTAGAGTTAGATTAGTTCCAGGAAATGGACAATTTATTATAAACAAAAGACCAATTGATGAATATTTTGATTTTGATACATTAAGAGTAATTGCAAGAGAACCATTAGTTTTAACAGAAAACTTAGGTGGATATGATGTTTTCGTAAATGTTAAAGGTGGAGGATATACAGGACAAGCAGGAGCTATTCGTCATGGAATAGCAAGAGCATTATTAGAAGTAGATCCAGAATTAAGACCAACATTAAAAAGAGCAGGTTTCTTAACAAGAGACCCTAGAAAAGTTGAACGTAAAAAATACGGTTTGAAAAAAGCTCGTAAAAGTCCACAATTCTCAAAAAGATAA